One window from the genome of Methylomarinovum caldicuralii encodes:
- the polX gene encoding DNA polymerase/3'-5' exonuclease PolX, whose product MALSNSEIADLFDELADLLDIEGENPYKVRAYRNAARSIRSLPRSLAEMVAAGEDLTRLPGIGERIARKIETVVKTGKLPQLEQALARTPPTLLQLLRIEGLGPKRVKALFSALNIRTLEDLERAARSGRIRRLPGFGPKIEALILKHLDQALEGERRYLRFEAEDIATALIAHLRQAPGVDRIEVAGSYRRWKETVGDLDILVTVQGDSPVMDRFVTYEGVAEVLSHGGTRSSIRLRNGMQVDLRVVASESFGAALQYFTGSKAHNIEIRTLAVKQGLKINEYGVFRGEKRLAGEAERDVYACLGLAYIVPELREGRGEVEAALENRLPKLVELADIRGDLHAHTKDTDGRDDLETMAQAAKALGYEYLAITDHSRRVTVARGLDEKHLRAQMEAIDALNERLEGITLLKGIEVDILEDGTLDLPDSVLKDLDLRVCSVHYQFNLSKPKQTERILRAMDNPYFNILAHPTGRLINKRRPYAIDLPRIMAAAKERGCLLEINAQPERLDLNDEHCLMARDLGVGLVISTDAHTAAGLQLMRYGVAQARRGWLEKTQIVNTLPLAQLKQVLTRP is encoded by the coding sequence ATGGCCCTCAGTAACAGCGAAATCGCCGATCTTTTCGACGAACTGGCCGACCTCCTCGACATCGAGGGGGAAAACCCCTACAAGGTCCGCGCCTACCGCAACGCCGCCCGGAGCATCCGCAGCCTGCCCCGCAGCCTGGCGGAGATGGTCGCAGCTGGGGAGGATCTGACCCGGCTGCCCGGTATCGGCGAGCGCATCGCCCGGAAGATCGAAACCGTCGTCAAAACCGGCAAGCTGCCCCAGCTGGAACAGGCGCTGGCGCGCACGCCGCCGACCCTGCTGCAGCTGCTGAGGATCGAGGGTCTGGGGCCGAAACGGGTCAAAGCCCTGTTCAGCGCCCTGAACATCCGCACCCTGGAGGACCTGGAGCGGGCCGCCCGCAGCGGCAGGATCCGCCGGTTGCCAGGATTTGGACCCAAAATCGAGGCATTAATTCTCAAACATCTGGATCAGGCCCTGGAAGGGGAGCGGCGCTATCTGCGCTTCGAGGCCGAGGACATCGCCACCGCCCTGATCGCCCACCTGCGCCAGGCGCCGGGGGTCGACCGCATCGAGGTGGCCGGCAGCTACCGGCGCTGGAAGGAAACCGTGGGCGATCTCGACATCCTGGTGACGGTTCAGGGGGATTCTCCGGTCATGGACCGGTTCGTCACCTACGAGGGGGTGGCGGAGGTGCTGTCCCACGGCGGTACCCGTTCCAGCATCCGCCTGCGCAACGGCATGCAGGTGGATCTCAGAGTGGTGGCGAGCGAGAGTTTCGGGGCGGCGCTGCAGTATTTCACTGGCTCCAAGGCCCACAACATCGAGATCCGCACCCTGGCAGTCAAGCAGGGGCTCAAGATCAACGAATACGGGGTGTTCCGCGGCGAGAAGCGGCTCGCCGGCGAGGCCGAGCGCGACGTCTACGCCTGCCTGGGACTGGCCTACATCGTACCCGAGCTGCGCGAAGGCCGCGGCGAGGTGGAAGCCGCTTTGGAGAACCGCCTCCCCAAACTGGTGGAACTGGCCGACATCCGCGGCGACCTGCACGCCCACACCAAGGACACCGACGGCCGCGACGACCTGGAGACCATGGCTCAGGCGGCCAAAGCGCTCGGCTACGAATACCTGGCGATCACCGACCATTCGCGCCGGGTCACGGTGGCCAGGGGCCTGGACGAAAAGCACCTGCGGGCCCAGATGGAGGCGATCGACGCCCTCAACGAACGTCTGGAAGGCATCACTCTGCTCAAGGGCATCGAAGTGGACATCCTCGAGGACGGCACTCTGGATCTGCCCGATTCGGTGCTGAAGGATCTGGATCTTCGGGTCTGCTCGGTCCATTACCAGTTCAATCTGTCCAAACCCAAACAGACCGAGCGCATCCTGCGGGCGATGGACAACCCCTATTTCAACATCCTGGCCCATCCCACCGGGCGTCTCATCAACAAACGCCGTCCCTACGCCATCGACCTGCCGCGGATCATGGCCGCCGCCAAAGAGCGCGGCTGCCTGCTGGAGATCAACGCCCAACCGGAACGCCTCGATCTCAACGACGAGCATTGCCTGATGGCGCGGGATCTTGGGGTCGGGCTGGTGATTTCCACCGACGCCCACACCGCCGCCGGCCTGCAGCTGATGCGTTACGGCGTGGCCCAGGCGCGGCGCGGCTGGCTGGAAAAGACACAGATCGTCAACACCCTGCCGCTGGCGCAGCTGAAACAGGTTCTGACGCGCCCATGA